Proteins encoded in a region of the Inquilinus sp. KBS0705 genome:
- a CDS encoding DUF92 domain-containing protein, which translates to MSANHLVFVFVLIVIMFASYKAGKLTLAGTLTGGVVALFIFLGAGFTGISMLGVFFVLSTLATSWKKNRKQATSDSEKRNTGQVLANGAIAALFGLLMKLVPDVAPLFGLLMAAAFASAIADTLSSELGMVYGRRFYNIISLRPDKKGYNGVISIEGTLIGVVGSAIIAIIYGLGFGFDIGCWYIVIAGTIGNLTDSALGATLERKDHLNNDAVNFANTGAAALSCWLLTLL; encoded by the coding sequence ATGTCAGCTAATCATCTTGTGTTCGTATTTGTATTGATCGTTATCATGTTTGCAAGCTATAAAGCCGGCAAGCTAACTCTTGCGGGTACATTAACCGGTGGCGTGGTAGCTTTGTTTATATTTTTAGGGGCAGGATTTACCGGAATAAGTATGTTAGGTGTTTTTTTTGTACTTAGCACACTTGCCACAAGCTGGAAGAAAAACAGAAAGCAAGCAACAAGCGATAGTGAAAAACGTAATACCGGCCAGGTATTAGCTAATGGTGCAATAGCTGCGTTATTTGGCTTGTTGATGAAACTTGTACCTGATGTTGCACCTTTGTTCGGCCTGCTAATGGCGGCGGCTTTTGCATCGGCAATAGCTGACACACTATCGTCTGAATTGGGTATGGTTTATGGCCGGAGGTTTTATAACATCATCAGTCTTAGACCAGATAAGAAGGGCTATAACGGGGTTATAAGCATAGAAGGTACTTTGATTGGCGTTGTTGGCTCTGCCATAATCGCTATTATTTATGGGCTTGGCTTTGGCTTTGACATAGGTTGCTGGTATATCGTTATAGCAGGCACCATAGGTAATCTAACAGATTCAGCTTTGGGTGCTACATTAGAACGAAAAGATCATTTAAACAATGATGCCGTAAACTTTGCAAATACAGGGGCCGCCGCTTTAAGCTGCTGGTTATTAACCTTATTATAA
- a CDS encoding M1 family metallopeptidase — MYILLPFKKLTKLALLTALVFTVYSSYSQSKYKPADLFGALPVLPPGNEYRTATGEPGPSYWQNQADYLIDVALDDKRDVINGTVTITYTNNSPKALPVLWLQLEQNVFKKDSKGIQSGLFLYKNSSEQTTDGGYQIEHIKQTDNKADINYHIYDTRMQLLLAQPLKSGSKISFSIRYSYKFPNNYKNADFLVNRTDMLATKNGNIYAVAQWYPRMAVLDDVEGWNTLPYLGNGEFYLDYGDYRVNITVPSSYIVEGSGDLINADEVLTPIQLKRWETAKESTTPVFIRTAKEVTELSSRPSTPTCTWKYKMDNTRDFAWTASKSFIWEALSFKLNTGKSVIGSSLYPIESDKARSWKSSSEYIKFTLQNFSDHWYEYPYNKVVNVASNLDGMEYPGMVFCAAKDTGNMYWAVVNHELGHTIFPMVVGSNERKYAWMDEGFNLFVDNIMTKEFNKGEFIGYAEIDSPLISLFSERLLPIVSRPDAIPGNQVYPIQYQKTAYLLALLRNHILDTERFDAAFKKYINDWAYKHPTPWDFFRSMDNSSGEDLSWFWKSMFLENYRVDQKVEKVEQPAKGNAIITIANLERAAMPLDVEIVYTDGSKEQHTFPVEIWQYQTQYTFTADKNSDIAKVTIDPVHIYPDVNRKNNVYISKR; from the coding sequence ATGTACATCCTTTTACCATTTAAAAAACTAACCAAACTTGCTTTGCTCACTGCATTAGTTTTTACGGTTTATTCTTCATACAGCCAATCGAAATACAAACCGGCTGACTTATTTGGCGCCTTGCCTGTACTACCTCCGGGTAATGAGTATCGGACAGCCACCGGAGAGCCCGGGCCATCGTATTGGCAAAACCAAGCAGACTACCTAATAGATGTAGCGCTCGATGACAAACGGGATGTCATCAATGGCACAGTTACAATTACATATACTAATAATAGCCCTAAAGCATTGCCTGTTTTATGGCTTCAGTTAGAGCAAAATGTGTTTAAGAAAGATTCAAAGGGTATACAATCGGGTCTTTTTCTTTATAAAAATAGCTCAGAACAAACTACCGACGGCGGGTATCAAATTGAGCACATTAAACAAACAGATAACAAAGCCGATATAAATTATCATATATATGATACACGTATGCAATTGCTATTGGCTCAACCTTTAAAAAGCGGTAGCAAGATCAGTTTCAGCATTAGATACAGTTATAAGTTCCCGAATAATTATAAGAATGCTGATTTTTTAGTGAACCGTACGGATATGTTGGCTACTAAAAATGGCAATATATACGCTGTAGCCCAATGGTATCCCCGAATGGCTGTATTGGATGATGTTGAAGGGTGGAACACACTACCCTATTTAGGCAATGGCGAATTTTACCTTGATTACGGTGATTACAGGGTTAATATAACAGTTCCATCTTCCTATATTGTAGAAGGCTCAGGCGACCTTATCAATGCCGACGAGGTTTTAACTCCTATACAATTAAAACGATGGGAAACAGCCAAGGAAAGCACCACGCCTGTGTTTATACGCACCGCAAAGGAAGTTACTGAGCTTTCTTCCCGGCCATCTACCCCTACCTGCACCTGGAAATATAAAATGGATAATACCAGGGACTTTGCGTGGACCGCCTCAAAATCCTTTATATGGGAAGCGCTGAGTTTTAAGTTAAATACAGGTAAAAGTGTAATTGGCAGTTCGTTATACCCTATTGAGTCTGACAAAGCCCGTAGCTGGAAAAGCTCGTCCGAATACATCAAATTTACGTTGCAAAATTTTTCTGATCACTGGTACGAATACCCTTATAACAAAGTTGTTAACGTGGCATCAAACCTTGATGGTATGGAGTACCCCGGGATGGTTTTTTGTGCTGCAAAAGATACTGGAAACATGTATTGGGCGGTGGTGAACCACGAACTGGGGCATACCATTTTCCCGATGGTTGTTGGCAGCAACGAGCGCAAATACGCCTGGATGGACGAGGGCTTTAACTTGTTTGTAGATAATATAATGACCAAGGAGTTTAACAAAGGAGAGTTTATTGGCTATGCCGAGATAGACAGCCCTTTAATATCGCTGTTTTCTGAAAGGTTACTACCTATTGTTAGCCGGCCGGACGCAATACCCGGTAACCAGGTGTACCCTATTCAATATCAAAAAACGGCTTATCTATTAGCCTTGCTGCGTAATCATATTTTAGACACAGAACGGTTTGATGCAGCATTCAAAAAGTACATTAACGATTGGGCGTACAAGCACCCCACTCCCTGGGACTTTTTCAGAAGTATGGATAACTCATCCGGCGAAGATTTAAGTTGGTTCTGGAAATCGATGTTCTTAGAGAACTACAGGGTCGATCAAAAGGTTGAAAAGGTTGAACAGCCAGCTAAAGGAAACGCTATAATTACTATCGCAAATTTGGAGCGTGCCGCTATGCCGCTTGATGTTGAAATTGTTTATACTGACGGATCAAAAGAGCAGCATACTTTTCCGGTAGAGATATGGCAGTATCAAACCCAATACACTTTTACAGCTGATAAAAATTCGGATATCGCAAAAGTGACAATCGACCCGGTCCATATATACCCCGATGTGAATAGGAAGAATAATGTCTACATAAGCAAACGATAA
- a CDS encoding c-type cytochrome, translating to MLKFSFTLFFVICLLGLVKYNTHQNQYNDQLNTDSSLAHTRKLPLAPRGNWPDGLTVSTFSGPDLTPSPACLAVAATGEVYVGVDMMGSLGKEPGKGMILKLIDKDNDGKMDSHTEFARVDNPRGIIVKGDQVFVLHTIFSPDTKKATGMNLVVFEDKNHDGVADGPEKPLIEHISNPNMLAERGTDHATNGIRMGIDGWIYIAVGDFGFHDAIDRGGKKLTMLGGGIVRVRPDGTEMEIFSHGTRNIYDVAIDPYMNIFTRDNTNDGGGWNIRFSHHLQSGEYGYPLLFQNFTDEILPALVDVGGGSGTGALFMDEPTWPEKYNHVPMMADWGRSELYIHRVTPDGASFTQKQEDFIELPQITDLDVDGSGRLYLSAWDGAGYEGSPSKGYVIRAVPTNWTYTAFPNVQAASVKDLAGMLTSASAVARLSASQELLNRPADEASKAAWAIVTDAKQPLYARVAGLFTYTQIAGEGGTAALVPLTQDKDLQEFALKALTDRKGRLQSVPTEPFLTALSSPSARVQAAAIIGLGRLGRIETAKALLQTKVPASFAAPAKGTEGPHATPNSAIIPAHLAVRALVSLNAVNACVSAIGTENSTLALWALRYMHDTRAVDGLIAAYPKAKSPKTKTQILTTLARLYKEEAPYDGSWWWSTRPDSHGPYYKAITWEASPKIKAFLTAQRAKATPAGKQFYADLNARNRMEITAFGAEEKVAAVKEAKIDLEKIRSKKGQIGKSSIEDIMLALAKIKGDPTKGRGLFTQQGCVACHSIKRGEKLKGPFMGQIGSIMTRQQIAESILKPSASISQGFATVTITAKGGKSYTGFVAEESAQKIVMRNIVGDVFTIKASDIVSRKELKTSMMPTGLANALSYDEFASLVTFLSQQKN from the coding sequence ATGTTAAAATTTTCCTTTACCCTATTTTTTGTTATTTGCCTTTTGGGCCTTGTAAAATACAACACGCATCAAAACCAATATAACGATCAATTAAATACCGATTCTTCACTTGCACATACGCGTAAATTACCATTAGCACCCAGGGGTAACTGGCCCGATGGTTTAACAGTGAGCACATTTTCGGGGCCTGATCTTACGCCCAGCCCTGCCTGCCTTGCTGTTGCTGCCACCGGCGAAGTTTATGTTGGGGTAGATATGATGGGATCGTTGGGTAAAGAGCCCGGAAAAGGCATGATACTTAAGTTGATTGATAAAGATAATGATGGCAAAATGGATAGCCATACCGAATTTGCCCGTGTAGATAACCCACGGGGGATTATAGTAAAAGGCGATCAGGTATTTGTATTGCATACTATCTTTTCGCCCGATACTAAAAAAGCGACTGGCATGAATTTGGTTGTTTTTGAAGATAAAAACCACGATGGCGTAGCCGACGGCCCCGAGAAACCACTGATAGAACATATAAGCAACCCCAATATGCTGGCCGAACGCGGTACCGACCATGCTACAAACGGTATACGAATGGGTATAGATGGCTGGATATATATTGCCGTTGGCGATTTTGGCTTTCATGATGCCATTGACCGCGGCGGTAAAAAGTTAACCATGCTGGGCGGCGGTATTGTAAGGGTAAGGCCCGATGGTACCGAAATGGAAATATTTTCGCACGGTACACGTAATATATATGATGTAGCCATTGACCCATACATGAACATTTTTACCCGCGATAACACAAACGATGGCGGCGGCTGGAACATTCGTTTCTCGCATCACCTGCAATCGGGCGAATATGGTTACCCCTTATTATTCCAGAATTTCACCGACGAGATATTACCTGCGCTGGTAGATGTAGGAGGAGGGTCGGGTACCGGTGCTTTGTTTATGGACGAACCAACCTGGCCCGAAAAATATAACCATGTGCCCATGATGGCTGATTGGGGCCGAAGCGAGTTATACATTCATCGCGTTACACCTGATGGGGCCAGCTTTACCCAAAAACAAGAAGACTTTATTGAATTGCCGCAAATAACCGATCTGGACGTAGATGGTTCAGGCAGATTATATCTTTCGGCATGGGATGGTGCCGGTTATGAAGGGAGCCCGTCTAAGGGATATGTAATACGCGCTGTGCCAACCAACTGGACCTATACAGCCTTCCCTAACGTACAAGCGGCATCTGTAAAAGATCTGGCGGGTATGTTAACATCGGCCAGCGCCGTGGCGCGTTTAAGTGCATCGCAGGAATTGCTTAACCGCCCGGCAGATGAAGCCTCAAAAGCTGCCTGGGCTATTGTAACAGATGCTAAACAACCATTGTATGCACGTGTGGCAGGTTTGTTTACTTATACCCAGATAGCCGGAGAAGGCGGCACAGCCGCATTGGTGCCGTTAACACAAGATAAAGACTTACAGGAATTTGCATTAAAAGCTTTAACCGATAGAAAGGGCCGCTTACAATCGGTACCGACAGAGCCATTTTTAACTGCGTTGAGCAGTCCATCTGCTCGTGTACAAGCAGCCGCCATTATTGGCTTAGGCAGGTTGGGCCGTATAGAGACCGCTAAAGCATTATTACAAACAAAGGTGCCTGCATCATTTGCTGCACCCGCTAAAGGCACCGAGGGGCCGCACGCCACGCCGAATTCGGCTATTATACCTGCTCATTTAGCGGTAAGGGCATTGGTTAGCCTAAATGCGGTTAATGCCTGTGTAAGTGCCATCGGTACCGAAAATTCTACCCTGGCGCTTTGGGCCTTACGCTACATGCACGATACCCGGGCAGTTGACGGCTTAATAGCGGCTTACCCTAAAGCAAAAAGCCCAAAAACAAAAACCCAGATACTAACTACCCTTGCAAGGCTTTATAAAGAGGAAGCACCGTACGACGGATCGTGGTGGTGGAGCACAAGGCCCGACTCGCATGGCCCGTATTACAAAGCCATCACTTGGGAAGCATCACCAAAAATTAAGGCATTTTTAACCGCGCAAAGGGCAAAAGCCACACCAGCCGGCAAGCAGTTTTATGCCGACCTTAATGCCCGCAACCGCATGGAGATAACCGCATTTGGCGCCGAAGAAAAAGTTGCCGCTGTTAAGGAAGCAAAAATAGATCTGGAGAAGATCCGCAGCAAAAAAGGTCAGATAGGCAAATCATCTATCGAGGATATTATGCTAGCCCTTGCCAAAATTAAAGGCGACCCAACAAAAGGTCGCGGCTTGTTTACTCAGCAAGGCTGCGTAGCCTGCCATAGTATTAAACGCGGCGAAAAGCTGAAAGGGCCGTTTATGGGGCAGATAGGATCTATCATGACACGCCAGCAAATTGCCGAATCGATATTAAAGCCAAGTGCATCTATATCGCAGGGATTTGCGACAGTAACAATAACGGCCAAAGGGGGCAAAAGCTATACCGGCTTTGTGGCAGAGGAATCGGCACAAAAAATAGTAATGCGTAATATAGTTGGCGATGTGTTTACCATCAAGGCATCAGATATCGTATCACGTAAAGAATTAAAAACATCAATGATGCCTACCGGCCTGGCCAACGCCTTGTCGTACGATGAGTTTGCATCGCTGGTTACTTTCTTGTCGCAGCAAAAAAATTAA
- a CDS encoding VCBS repeat-containing protein — translation MNKSKPAVASQKKPLPYKKLIIIIAVLIIGAIAAYLFFDTSNAIDNRTETDAYLLPASQSDIEDGAVLSQKYCRSCHLLPNPQLLNKNKWKSILPQMGIRLGIKAYYGESYTESIKSSELIVPDKPLLTDEQWQHIISYYMAKAPMFLPAQKRTIPITRTMPFFNLEAAAKSLSGGQVLATYIKIDTSVKPTRVFVANGQSHKLYLLNSKLKVVDSVKTTGPVVDMCFTANQILVCMIGKELGANDDKAGSVAKLKISTAGKMSIDTTPLFKDLVRPVEIIPADINGDHQTDYLICEFGNLIGALTWMENKGDGTFIKHIISNLPGAVKAYIDYDNNSKLPNIWVLFTQGQERISHLLNNGNGTFKEIPIMRFPAIYGSSFFERVDVNHDGLKDIVYTCGDNGNATLVLKPYHGVYIYINKGNDKYEQQFFYPINGCYKAIARDFDGDGNIDIATVSLYTDARQTEEGFVYFKNKGALNFEPHALPLNTRFERAVTLADGDLNGDGKSDLIIGNAYFDFGPFGYNISEPLFYYLKNKAGTK, via the coding sequence ATGAATAAAAGCAAACCAGCTGTAGCCAGCCAAAAAAAGCCGTTACCTTATAAAAAGCTAATTATTATAATTGCTGTTTTGATAATTGGTGCGATTGCTGCCTATTTGTTTTTTGATACAAGCAATGCCATTGATAACCGTACTGAGACAGATGCCTACCTGTTACCGGCCTCGCAGAGCGATATCGAAGATGGCGCTGTGTTGTCGCAAAAATATTGTCGGTCCTGCCATTTATTACCCAACCCTCAGCTGTTAAACAAAAACAAGTGGAAAAGCATTTTGCCGCAAATGGGGATACGCCTTGGCATAAAAGCATATTATGGCGAATCGTATACAGAATCAATAAAAAGCAGCGAATTAATTGTTCCGGATAAACCATTACTTACCGATGAACAATGGCAACATATTATTAGCTATTATATGGCTAAAGCGCCAATGTTTTTACCGGCTCAAAAGCGTACAATTCCTATAACCCGCACAATGCCTTTTTTCAATTTAGAGGCGGCTGCTAAATCTTTGTCAGGCGGGCAAGTTTTAGCTACCTACATAAAAATTGATACCAGTGTAAAGCCCACAAGAGTATTTGTTGCCAACGGGCAATCGCACAAGCTATACTTACTAAATAGTAAATTAAAAGTAGTTGATTCAGTAAAAACTACGGGCCCGGTTGTAGATATGTGCTTTACCGCCAACCAAATACTGGTGTGTATGATAGGGAAGGAGTTGGGTGCCAATGATGATAAAGCCGGAAGTGTGGCAAAGCTTAAAATAAGTACTGCTGGTAAAATGAGCATTGATACCACGCCGCTGTTTAAAGACCTGGTTAGGCCTGTTGAAATTATACCTGCAGATATAAACGGCGACCATCAAACAGATTATTTAATATGCGAATTTGGCAATTTGATAGGCGCACTTACATGGATGGAGAATAAGGGCGATGGTACGTTTATAAAACATATTATCAGCAACCTGCCCGGTGCAGTTAAAGCTTACATAGATTATGATAACAATAGTAAGCTGCCTAATATTTGGGTGTTATTTACACAAGGGCAGGAGCGCATATCACATTTATTAAATAATGGCAACGGCACTTTTAAAGAGATACCTATTATGCGGTTCCCGGCTATTTATGGTTCGTCGTTTTTTGAAAGGGTGGATGTGAACCACGATGGTTTAAAAGACATTGTATATACCTGCGGCGACAATGGAAACGCCACATTAGTTTTAAAGCCCTATCATGGTGTATACATATATATCAACAAAGGGAACGACAAGTACGAGCAGCAATTTTTTTATCCGATAAACGGCTGTTATAAAGCAATAGCGCGCGATTTTGATGGCGATGGTAATATTGATATTGCAACGGTAAGTTTATATACAGATGCGCGGCAAACGGAGGAAGGGTTTGTTTACTTTAAAAATAAAGGTGCGCTTAACTTTGAACCACATGCATTACCACTTAACACCCGTTTTGAACGCGCCGTTACCCTTGCCGACGGAGACTTAAACGGCGACGGGAAAAGCGATTTGATAATAGGTAATGCTTATTTTGACTTTGGCCCGTTTGGGTATAATATAAGCGAGCCATTGTTTTACTACTTAAAAAACAAAGCGGGTACTAAATAA
- a CDS encoding vanadium-dependent haloperoxidase codes for MKKLLVCIFFSVAVINGCKTTQSPKLTSSDISKVIGQMTDVMIHDVTNPPLAARFFAYSCLAGYEVVSQNDKAVSTMHGKLNGYPPMVKPKTVAGYDYRLSAILAVLKTAEKLQPSGSTLLAKYETSLLDSCRKIGFEQSVIDSSLSYAQQVSKKVLAYAKADKYNRIGNYTRYQESAGNGDWKATPPAYMSPVEPYFNTIRPMTLDSASQFLPAPPIPFSTSKNSAFYKFLQLSYTKSGNGLTSQERDIANFWDCNPFAVQNDGHMLIGLKKISPGAHWMGITGLACDKQKTDFSKAMEIHTVVAIGLMDSFICCWDDKYRTNRIRPETAIRKYIDPTWKPLLQTPPFPEYISGHSVISKSSAVILTHYFGDNFHYVDDIETKYGVPKRSFTSFNNAAQEAAISRFWGGIHFMDAIDNGVSQGDKVGHWVLNKIYNKPM; via the coding sequence ATGAAGAAGCTTTTAGTATGCATATTTTTTAGTGTTGCAGTTATTAATGGCTGTAAAACAACACAATCACCTAAGTTAACAAGTAGCGATATCAGCAAGGTTATTGGCCAGATGACAGATGTAATGATACACGATGTTACTAACCCGCCGTTGGCAGCACGTTTTTTTGCTTACAGCTGTTTAGCCGGGTACGAAGTTGTATCGCAAAATGATAAAGCTGTATCTACCATGCATGGTAAGTTAAACGGTTACCCGCCTATGGTTAAACCAAAAACAGTAGCCGGTTACGATTACCGCCTGAGTGCTATTTTAGCCGTATTAAAAACTGCCGAAAAGTTACAGCCATCAGGCAGTACTTTGCTGGCTAAGTACGAAACCAGCTTATTAGATTCGTGCAGAAAGATTGGGTTTGAGCAAAGCGTTATAGATAGCTCGCTAAGTTATGCACAGCAAGTAAGTAAAAAGGTATTGGCCTATGCCAAGGCCGATAAATACAATCGCATAGGCAATTATACACGTTACCAGGAGTCGGCAGGCAACGGCGATTGGAAAGCTACACCGCCAGCATATATGAGCCCTGTAGAGCCTTATTTTAATACCATAAGGCCTATGACGCTTGACTCGGCCTCGCAGTTTTTACCTGCGCCACCAATTCCTTTTTCTACCAGCAAAAATTCAGCGTTTTATAAATTTCTGCAATTAAGTTATACCAAAAGTGGCAACGGCTTAACCAGCCAGGAACGTGACATTGCCAACTTTTGGGACTGTAACCCATTTGCCGTGCAAAACGATGGCCACATGCTCATCGGTTTAAAAAAGATATCGCCGGGTGCGCATTGGATGGGTATTACCGGTTTAGCTTGCGATAAGCAAAAGACAGATTTTTCAAAGGCAATGGAGATACACACTGTTGTTGCTATTGGCTTAATGGATAGTTTTATATGTTGCTGGGATGATAAATATCGCACTAACCGTATACGACCTGAAACTGCGATTCGTAAGTATATAGATCCTACATGGAAACCCTTATTACAAACACCGCCTTTCCCCGAATATATTAGCGGCCACTCGGTAATATCCAAATCATCAGCGGTGATTTTAACGCATTATTTTGGCGATAATTTCCATTACGTAGATGATATCGAGACAAAATACGGAGTGCCAAAAAGGAGTTTTACTTCTTTCAATAACGCCGCGCAGGAAGCAGCCATCTCCAGGTTTTGGGGAGGTATACACTTTATGGATGCAATAGATAATGGTGTTAGCCAGGGCGATAAGGTGGGCCATTGGGTGCTTAATAAAATATATAATAAACCAATGTAG